One segment of Oncorhynchus gorbuscha isolate QuinsamMale2020 ecotype Even-year unplaced genomic scaffold, OgorEven_v1.0 Un_scaffold_528, whole genome shotgun sequence DNA contains the following:
- the LOC124018477 gene encoding uncharacterized protein LOC124018477 has product MSTLDSQDIWKAVGAAVLGFISGVPGGYLLSSTMAAELGGLGPPAEDINKGESEADKGLITFLTLLIAMFLMLFLPMAVGGILCLAASMAIRKAGETEPDATEVAAVVAVVLMGTSAICGGVGFLLETAVGELTDVLTVYRYTVEMAVKVIFIVVSPFMAALAAGVSVQFGKGAVKLRAAAGIGTGILAALRSQSILGHWGTMGALFGPAAAAGVALSAALRRSSSSYGKAGRLGATLGAMCATWFGRWTLSYFTVWILIWIFLISLLSLVVVDPTRPTNQGERISDTMSAEEI; this is encoded by the coding sequence ATATCTGGAAAGCAGTAGGAGCAGCGGTGTTGGGCTTCATCTCTGGCGTACCTGGAGGTTACCTTCTGTCCTCCACAATGGCGGCAGAACTCGGTGGCCTGGGGCCTCCAGCAGAAGACATTAACAAGGGAGAATCGGAGGCAGACAAAGGGCTCATCACCTTCCTGACCCTCTTGATAGCAATGTTCCTGATGTTGTTTCTGCCCATGGCAGTCGGAGGAATACTGTGCCTCGCCGCCTCCATGGCAATCAGGAAGGCCGGGGAGACGGAGCCGGACGCCACGGAGGTGGCTGCGGTCGTAGCAGTGGTTCTGATGGGGACCTCCGCTATCTGCGGAGGTGTGGGGTTCCTCTTGGAAACGGCCGTAGGAGAACTGACCGACGTCCTCACCGTGTACCGATACACTGTAGAAATGGCTGTAAAAGTCATCTTCATCGTCGTGTCTCCTTTCATGGCTGCGTTGGCAGCAGGGGTGTCGGTTCAGTTCGGGAAAGGAGCAGTCAAACTGAGGGCGGCGGCAGGCATAGGAACAGGGATATTAGCGGCCTTGAGGTCCCAGTCTATCCTGGGGCATTGGGGTACGATGGGGGCTCTGTTTGGTCCGGCGGCGGCTGCAGGGGTGGCTCTGTCTGCGGCTCTAAGGCGCAGCAGTAGCAGCTACGGGAAGGCAGGGAGGCTGGGGGCCACACTGGGGGCCATGTGCGCCACGTGGTTCGGGAGATGGACTCTGAGTTATTTCACGGTGTGGATTTTAATATGGATCTTCCTGATCTCGCTGCTGTCCTTAGTGGTTGTGGATCCCACCAGACCGACGAATCAAGGGGAAAGAATCTCAGATACAATGTCAGcggaggagatatag